A stretch of DNA from Streptomyces xanthii:
TCCAGTGCGTGGTGGCCGGGCGGCCGTCGAGCAGGCCCGCCGCGGCCAGCACGAACGCGCCGGTGCACAGGCCGACGATGCGGGCGCCCTCCTCGTGGGCGCGGCGCAGCGCGTCCAGCGCCTCCTCCGGCGGCGGCGAGGTGATCGAGCGCCAGGCCGGCACGACGACCGTGCCCGCCCGCGCGATCGCCTCGAGGCCGTGCGGCGCGGTGAGTTCGAGTCCGCCCGTGGTCCGCAGGGGACCGTCTTCGCCGGCGCACACGAGCAACCGGTACCGCGGAACTCCGGCGTCCTGGCGGTCGATCCCGAACACGGAGAGCGGAATGGAACTTTCGAAGATGGGTCCGCCGCTGAACAGCAGCACTGCGACGATCTCGCGTCGCCGCCGCCCCGACAGCTTGCGGGCCGTCGTCTCGGGCGCGGTGGTGGAGTCGTGGCTCATCCTGCTAAGCCCCCCTCGGTGATCGCGGCTCCCTCAATACTCTGACGGGCTGTTCGCTCCTGCACGTTTCCCCTCGGTCCTGCACGAAGTCCCCCGCCGCCTACTGATCAGACAGTCATGATCGAATCTACTGTGTCCGGTGGTGCCGTCGTGACCAGTTAAAGACCTGGCAGATTGTCGACATGGCAACTTGGCGTGAAGCATTCGATCACGAAGCGTCGCACTCGGGGGCGCCGCTGGGAAGTGCGCCTCCGTCCAGTGGCCGGTCCCTGTAGGGCGCATGGGGCGCCCACGGCCCTGTCGGCCCTGGTGGAACGGGGGTTGGAAGCGGCCTCGGGCAAGGGGTGAGGGCCCGGCTGAAGTTGGCTGAAAATCTACGGGGTCGCGTACGGAATCCAGTCAGTCCCCCGGCGTGCACCGGCCCGCTCGCGGGGCGCCCCCGCGCGCCCCCGCCCCGGGCCGGCGGGAGGGGTGCCGGAGCGAACAGTGTTGTTCACTGTGCAACTGTGCGGCACCGCTTTCCGCCACCCGCCGTTCGGTGCGCCCGAGGAGGACCCGGCAGGCCGCCGTCACGGCGGTCAGACCGAGCGCGGCGCCGGCCGCGCCCGCATGCCGGCCGCCGTATCCGATGAGCGCGAGCGGCACCAGGACGCAGCTGAACACCGCCCAGCGGGCGCGGGTGGTCGGTCCGGGCACGGAGTCCTCCCTGTCCTGATCTGTCCGGGTCCTGTCGGGGTCTGTCCGGGGTGTGCGGTCCGCGAGTTCCAACGCGCGGCCGGGGTCCCGGTCACTTGATCCGGCCGCCACGGGGGCCACAAGGGTGCGCAAACCGCCTGTACGGGGCAGCAACCATTGCCATACGGGCGAGGGCTCGTGCATGCTCCCTGGAACACGCCGCGGAGCGTGGAGAAGGGCTGGCCTGGGCGCGGGCCGGAGTCTGGGCAGAGGAGGAGTGTCGCCGTACCCTTGGGGGTATGGGGTTGGGAAGATGATTCCCGGACACAGCTCCGCCGATCGTTGTCGTCCCCTCTACAGAGGCCCACGAGGTACACGCCGAGACACTCATGGCCGGTCACGAATTTTCCGAACCCGAAGGCCGCAAGCGCCAGGTCGCCGATCCCACCACGACCCCGCGTGCGGCGGAAGAGACACGTCATCCCTGTGATCCCGCGTTCAAGCACGGGGTGGTCGTCGGGTTCGACGGCTCGACGTCCAGCGAGCGGGCCCTCGCGTACGCGATCGGCATGGCCCACCGTTCCGGCTCCGGCCTGATCATCGTGCACGTGGCGAACCGGCTGCCCACGACCGTGTGGGCGGGGTGCGAACCGCCGGTGTTCGTCGACGTCCCCGATCACCGCACCGAGGTCCTCGGGCTCGAGCTCGCGTGCGCGGACTATCTCTCCGAGGTGCCCTGGATCCTCGTCGAGCGCGGTGGCGACATCTGCCACGAGCTGGAGGAGGTCGGGCACGAGTACTCCGCCGACGCGATCGTCGTGGGTTCCACCCACGGGCTCGTCGGGCGGATCTTCGGCTCGGTCGCGGGGCGGCTCGCGCGG
This window harbors:
- a CDS encoding universal stress protein, coding for MAGHEFSEPEGRKRQVADPTTTPRAAEETRHPCDPAFKHGVVVGFDGSTSSERALAYAIGMAHRSGSGLIIVHVANRLPTTVWAGCEPPVFVDVPDHRTEVLGLELACADYLSEVPWILVERGGDICHELEEVGHEYSADAIVVGSTHGLVGRIFGSVAGRLARRAQRPVVVIP